The Gemmatimonadota bacterium region AGCCCCATCTACGGCATGCCCATCATCGACGCGGACAAGGCGCGCACCGTCTTCGCCATCAAGCGCAGCAAGAACCCGGGTTTTGCCGGCATCGAAAACGAGCTCTACTTCTCGGACAAGACCTGGATGCTCTTCGGCGATGCCAAGCATGTCGTCGGCGAGCTAGCGAAGCAACTGTCCGGCGGGAAAGCCTAAAAGCACCTGCCTCTACGACCGATAAGGTAGTGGCCCTGACAGAGCTCATCCGAGCTACCGTACCACCTCTGCCTCACCGGCAGCGAGTTCTAGCGTACGACGGTTCGGGCGGACCACTGCCGTGAAGTAATAGCGCCGCCCCGCCGTAAGCGAGTCTCCCAAGATCTCAGACGCGCCAACGACCGTCGCGAAGGACCGCGATTCTCTGGACGCGAAGTCAGCTAGAAGCAACCACGCCTGACAAACTATTATTCCCCCCTGGTCCCAAACAGCCGCCCCTGAACGGCTCTCGTTGCGATAGGCCCGGACTAGCACGGGGCATCCGCCGGGCAACTCAACCCGGATGGGCCGCTCAGTGGAATTAGTCACCTTTACACTGACCCTTATAGAGGTAGGCACCTGTGTTTCCACCGTCATCTGCGCTTGATACGTCAGACCATCCACCACTTCAACTGCCGACGGCGGCTTCGCCTGGGGTGACAGGCTGTTCCCGTTGCAAGCGGCAAGCAAGACGCTAGCTCTGAGTAGCTTTCTTGTGAACCGCATATGAAGACTCCCATGGCTTGCGGTAACGCGCCCTTGAGAACCAGCAATCGTCCCCTACTGACTGCCCCCTAACTCCGCCTCTGACGGCGCCGCTAGTCAAAGATGGTAGTGCGGAGGCCCCCGAGTTCGTATTCGACGTTCCACATCGCACTGAAAACGAAGCTAGTCGTGCCTGTGCGTCCCCATAACACGCCGTAGAGGTAGGAGCTGATGCTGGGATACACGGGATTCTGAAAGACCGGAGAGCCGCTGTCGCCGCCATCCACTCCTGCGTTGACCCCTTGACGCGTAAGCCGGATGCGGTCTTGTCTTGGTGGAACCAATAAGATTGACGACCACGTCGTGACTGACCAGAGGTCGGCCGCGCCAATTCAGTGTGATGTGCGAGAACAGGCGGTGCTCGATCTTGTTCCATTTCCTGGTACCCGGGGGAAAGTGGCAAGTAGTGATCGTGAGGCCCATCTCGGTGGCGAGGCGCTGCAGCTCGAGCTTCCACAGCCGCAAACGATACCCGTTGCTTCCTCCAGCGTAAGCGCAGATGAGCAGTCGCTTGACTCGAGGATAGAGCGGCGAGCCCATGTGTCGCCACCAACGGCGGATGCTTTCGACCGCAAAACTCGCGGTATCGTGATCCGTGCCCACGTTGACCCAGCCGAGATCTTGGCCACGTCATAGATCCCGTAGGGAAGCGCCTTGCGGGGTGCACCTCGACCAGCACACAATTGTCAAGGAGGAGGCGCTGAAGGCACTATATGGCGCTAGAAGGCCATGAGTAGCCCACGCCCCAACACGCGGAGGCCTGCTTTGTAGAGGTTCCGCGCGGCGCCCCCACCACCACGGAGGCCCTCATGCTGGTCATCATCCGCAAGGACTACGACGCCGTCAGCCAGGAGGCCGCGCGCCTGGTCTCGGACCGTCTGCTGAAGAAACCCGACCTCGTGCTCGGCCTCGCGACGGGCGGCACGCCGCGCGGCCTCTACCAGGAGCTCGCGCGCCTTCACCGCGAGAAGGGGCTGGACTTCTCCAAGGTCACCACCTTCAACCTCGACGAGTACATCGGGCTGCCGCCCTCGCATGAGCAGAGCTACCACACCTTCATGCACCAGGCGCTCTTCCAGCACGTCAACCTCGACCCGCGCAACATCTACATCCCGGACGGCATGACGCAGGACGTGGGCACCTTCTGCGACTGGTACGAGGCGCAAATCGAGCGCGTGGGCGGCATGGACCTGCAGGTGCTGGGCATCGGCGGCAACGGCCACCTCGCCTTCAATGAGCCCGGCTCCTCGCTCGGCTCGCGCACCCGCATCAAGACACTGACCGAGCGGACGATCCGCGACAATGCCCGCTTCTTCGGCAGCCTCGAGGCGGTGCCGCGCTACGCCATCACCATGGGTATTGGCACGATCATGGACGCGCGCGAGCTGGTGCTGCTGGCCACCGGCGAGGGCAAGGCGGAGGCGATCCGCGACTCCGTCGAGGGGCCCATTACGGCCATGGTGCCGGCCTCCATCATCCAGATGCACCGCCGCGCCTACGTCATCATCGACGAGGCGGCCGCATCCAAGCTGTCGCGGGAGCACGTGGAAGAGCTGGTCGGGAGGGAGTACGCGGAACCGGCTCGCAATGCTTGAGGACACGCGCGCCGCGGGCGCCCTGCCGCTTACCTGCTTTCGCCCCGTCTTTGCCAGCCACTTCGGGGCAAGCCCGCGTTGCGGTGGACCCGCAGACGAGCAAATGCTGCTTTCCGACCACTCAGCCGCGGAACAGCTCGGCAAAGCGTTTGGCAAGCTTCGGTCCCGCGCCCGCCTCTTCGTGCTTGAAGAAGACGAATGCGTCTTTCCAGGGCGCATCCGCCACCCGCTTGGCCCAATCCCCCAGATCGCCCTCGCCATACATTTCACGCCGCAGCCGCAGGTATCCCCAATCGGCCGTGACAGCAAATGGCGTGGCCGACTCCTCGTCCGTGTCTGACACGCACAGCGCAACATCGCGCGCTTGCAGCGCGGCAAAGACGTCGTCTTCGAACCAGGAGGCGTGCCGGAACTCGAGCGCCGCACGCCGCGCTGCGGGCAGCAGTGCCAGGAAAGCCTCCAGCCGTGGCAGGTCCTTCTTCAGGTTGGGCGGGAGCTGGAAGAGCAATGGGCCCAGCTTGTCACCGAGCACCGCCGCCTGCTGCAGCAGGTACGAGACCGGCTGGGCCACCTCCTTCAGCCGCAGGATGTGCGTGATCTGGCGCGACGCCTTGAGCACGAAGGTGAAGCCGGCCGGCACCTGCGCCGACCACTCCTCGAGCATCTTCGTGGCCGGCATGCGGTAGAACGTGTTGTTGATCTCCACCGCCGGGAACTGGCCGGCATAGTAGCGCAGCATCTGCGCGGCCGGCAGCTCCTCCGGGTAAAAGCTGCCCTTCCACTCCTTGTAGGCGTAGCCGCTGGTCCCGGTCAGGAGCCGCATGGCGAAGCAAGACTCGGGGTGAAGGGGAATTTCCCGCGACAATATCCGGGCGGCGCCCCGCCCCAGCAAGAGCGGCGGAAATCGCGGCGGAAATACGCGACCCACAGCAGGCACAGCCAAGCCCACGCCCGTGCCGCGGTACGACCGCCATTCTTGCCGGGGGTGATGCCGCAGGGGTAAGGTAGCGAATGCCCCAGAGGTCTGACTACGACGTCGCCATTGCCGGCCTGGGCGCCGTGGGCTCCGCCGCGGCCT contains the following coding sequences:
- a CDS encoding NAD(P)(+) transhydrogenase (Re/Si-specific) subunit beta, which gives rise to SPIYGMPIIDADKARTVFAIKRSKNPGFAGIENELYFSDKTWMLFGDAKHVVGELAKQLSGGKA
- the nagB gene encoding glucosamine-6-phosphate deaminase, yielding MLVIIRKDYDAVSQEAARLVSDRLLKKPDLVLGLATGGTPRGLYQELARLHREKGLDFSKVTTFNLDEYIGLPPSHEQSYHTFMHQALFQHVNLDPRNIYIPDGMTQDVGTFCDWYEAQIERVGGMDLQVLGIGGNGHLAFNEPGSSLGSRTRIKTLTERTIRDNARFFGSLEAVPRYAITMGIGTIMDARELVLLATGEGKAEAIRDSVEGPITAMVPASIIQMHRRAYVIIDEAAASKLSREHVEELVGREYAEPARNA
- a CDS encoding DUF72 domain-containing protein, whose product is MRLLTGTSGYAYKEWKGSFYPEELPAAQMLRYYAGQFPAVEINNTFYRMPATKMLEEWSAQVPAGFTFVLKASRQITHILRLKEVAQPVSYLLQQAAVLGDKLGPLLFQLPPNLKKDLPRLEAFLALLPAARRAALEFRHASWFEDDVFAALQARDVALCVSDTDEESATPFAVTADWGYLRLRREMYGEGDLGDWAKRVADAPWKDAFVFFKHEEAGAGPKLAKRFAELFRG